Below is a genomic region from Deinococcus koreensis.
CCATGCCCGCGGCGTCGGACTGGGCCACGATCTTGGAGCTCATGATGGGCGCGCCGCCCGAGGCGCAGGGGTCAGTGCTGGCCGCGCCCTGCACGTGGTAGTGGGCCACGTAGTAGGTGTTGGGGGCCAGACCCATGACCATCGCCTTGGTCATGACCATGGTGGCATCCTTGGTCACGCTGACGGTGCCGCTGGAGTTCAGGGCGCCGCCTGCGGGCTGCTTGGCCAGGGTGTAGTCCATGGGCTTGGCCATCATGGACATTGAGCAGGCGCTCAGGGCGACGGCGAGGGCGGACAGGGACAGGATTTTATGCATGGTGACCTCCGGAAAAGAGTCGGGTGACGCGGCGTTGAATTGTGAACAGGTGAACGTCTGGCAGTGTGGCCTCGGCCCCTCCCTGGGAGTGTTCGCCCGCTCGCTTTGTGACGGCTTGCTGAATGAACGGTGCAGGAGTCGGCCCCCACGCGGGCCGCCGGAACGCGGCCACCCAGCGCACACCATGAGGACAGGAGCTGGTGGTTATACTCGGTCTAATCTTCAGTTCCCGAGTTCCCCGTGAGGTGTCTATGGCTCCTGCTCCACCCGTTTCCCCCGAGATCCAGGCGCTGCTGGACGCCCAGCGGGCCTGGCGCTGGTCGGCGGCCCAGACCACCGCGCCCCAGCGGCAGGCCATCCTGCGCCGCCTGCACGACGCCGTGAAGGCCCACCGCGCCGAGCTGGCCGGCGCCCTGCAGCGGGATCTGGGCAAGAGCCGCGCCGAGGCCGAACTGACCGAGATCCATCCGGTGCTGGAGGAGATCCAGCACATGATCCGCCGGCTGCCGCGCTGGATGGCCCCCCGGCGGGTCGGTACCCCGCTGATGCTGGTGGGCTCCAGCAGTGAGGTTCGCGCCCAGGCGCGCGGGGTCACGCTGATCCTGAGCCCCTGGAACTACCCCGTGAATCTGGCACTCTCGCCGCTGGTCGCCAGTCTGGCGGCGGGCAACACGGTGGTGCTCAAGCCCAGCGAGAAGGCGCCCCACGTGGCCCGCGCCCTGAACGCCCTGCTGAGCAGCGTGTTCGAGCCCAAACTGGTGGGGGTGGTGGAGGGCAGCGCCGAGGTGGCCCAGGCGCTGACAGGGTGGGGGTTCGACCACATCCTGTTCACTGGCAGTGGCGCGGTGGGCCGGCAGGTCATGGCTGCCGCCGCCCGGAACCTGACCAGCGTGACCCTGGAACTGGGCGGCAAGAGCCCGGCGATCATCGACGCCAGCGCCGACCTGCAGCTCAGCGCCGAGCGGATCGCCTGGGGCAAGCTGCTGAACGCCGGCCAGACCTGCGTGGCGCCCGATTACGTGCTCGTGCCCGAGAGCCTGCAGGGCGCCTTCGTGCTGGCGATGGGCAGCGTGATCGCGCGGCGTTTCGGCGACACAGCCTGGCTGCGCGCCGGGCCGGACTACGGACGGATGGTGGACGAGCGCTCGGTAGAACGCCTGGAGGCCCTGACCCGAGAGAGCACCGAGCAGGGGGCGCGGATCGTGCTGGGCGGCGAGTTCGACCCGGCAGGCCGCT
It encodes:
- a CDS encoding superoxide dismutase produces the protein MHKILSLSALAVALSACSMSMMAKPMDYTLAKQPAGGALNSSGTVSVTKDATMVMTKAMVMGLAPNTYYVAHYHVQGAASTDPCASGGAPIMSSKIVAQSDAAGMVTLSGSVAAADVMNATYFNIHTASGADGTPADAGVSCTAVKMM
- a CDS encoding aldehyde dehydrogenase family protein; this translates as MAPAPPVSPEIQALLDAQRAWRWSAAQTTAPQRQAILRRLHDAVKAHRAELAGALQRDLGKSRAEAELTEIHPVLEEIQHMIRRLPRWMAPRRVGTPLMLVGSSSEVRAQARGVTLILSPWNYPVNLALSPLVASLAAGNTVVLKPSEKAPHVARALNALLSSVFEPKLVGVVEGSAEVAQALTGWGFDHILFTGSGAVGRQVMAAAARNLTSVTLELGGKSPAIIDASADLQLSAERIAWGKLLNAGQTCVAPDYVLVPESLQGAFVLAMGSVIARRFGDTAWLRAGPDYGRMVDERSVERLEALTRESTEQGARIVLGGEFDPAGRFISPTLVADVSDEMPLMKEELFGPVLPVLTYRTLDEALERVRRRDPPLALYLFAQDTGVIERVKQQTTSGGMVVNGTVIHLTNPNLPFGGVGPSGMGAYHGETGFRAFSHERSIMHEGRASSVRFTYPPYGRPVMRLAAWALRALERQTGPRD